From a region of the Terriglobia bacterium genome:
- a CDS encoding SDR family NAD(P)-dependent oxidoreductase, whose amino-acid sequence MRSLERRGRLDEAAAKAGVSERLDISRLDITEIDSLPALVSEIVRRHGGIDVLVNNAGFPMAGFAEDLRLSEIREQFETNYFGTVALTLAVLPHMRERRSGHVIMVSSISGRTGQPVASAYSSSKFALEGWSEALRLEMRSVGVHVVLIEPGSFQTDIWDRNLRIGEDARGQRSPNYERIQRYAEFVKKKVSKKDPVVVAQLIARVARDPNPRLRYMVGQDAHIQRFLRTILPWNTYERIVRKVSGIG is encoded by the coding sequence ATGAGGAGCCTTGAGCGGCGCGGGCGTCTGGACGAAGCCGCGGCCAAAGCCGGGGTGAGCGAGCGTCTCGACATCAGCAGGCTCGACATCACGGAGATCGATTCCCTGCCCGCCCTGGTGAGCGAGATCGTCCGCCGCCACGGGGGAATCGACGTGCTGGTTAACAACGCGGGGTTCCCCATGGCCGGCTTCGCCGAAGACCTCCGCCTATCGGAGATCCGAGAACAGTTCGAGACGAACTACTTCGGGACGGTGGCGCTCACGCTCGCCGTGCTGCCCCATATGCGGGAGCGGCGGTCGGGGCACGTGATCATGGTGTCATCGATCAGCGGGCGCACGGGCCAGCCCGTGGCGAGCGCATACTCGTCATCGAAGTTTGCCTTGGAAGGCTGGAGCGAAGCGCTGAGGCTGGAGATGCGATCGGTCGGGGTACACGTGGTGCTAATCGAGCCGGGCTCGTTCCAGACGGATATCTGGGACCGGAACCTGCGCATCGGCGAGGACGCACGCGGCCAGCGCTCCCCGAACTATGAACGCATCCAGCGCTATGCAGAGTTCGTAAAGAAAAAGGTCAGCAAGAAAGATCCCGTGGTAGTCGCGCAGCTGATTGCGCGCGTGGCGCGGGACCCGAATCCCCGATTGCGATATATGGTGGGCCAGGACGCGCACATCCAGCGGTTCCTCAGAACGATCCTGCCGTGGAACACGTATGAGCGGATCGTCCGGAAGGTTTCAGGGATCGGCTAA
- a CDS encoding SgcJ/EcaC family oxidoreductase translates to MRGSAIAVLVLTMLTAATPQTKRRPSRPVMEASATEQKARAAEDRAAIEELQRKDIAASMASDVDALLSLWTDDGVLLAPQHGPISGRAALRKFYEQQRDATGNAEILGYEEQWQEVRVMGKYAYQWGQIHARMRTGQSRAESSTLVNAMRILQRAEDGTWRVARAIYNEAQSSTSVGKEQLPEGERR, encoded by the coding sequence ATGCGCGGGAGCGCGATCGCGGTGCTGGTACTGACGATGCTGACGGCAGCGACGCCACAGACGAAGCGGAGGCCGTCCCGGCCGGTAATGGAAGCGTCGGCCACCGAGCAGAAGGCGCGCGCGGCAGAAGACCGCGCGGCCATCGAGGAATTGCAGCGCAAGGACATTGCCGCCAGCATGGCCTCTGACGTCGATGCCCTACTTTCGCTGTGGACAGATGACGGGGTTCTGCTGGCCCCTCAGCATGGGCCGATCTCGGGAAGGGCGGCCCTGCGGAAGTTCTACGAGCAGCAGCGCGATGCGACGGGCAACGCCGAGATCCTGGGATACGAGGAGCAGTGGCAGGAAGTACGGGTGATGGGGAAGTACGCGTACCAGTGGGGGCAGATCCACGCGCGCATGCGCACCGGCCAGAGCAGGGCGGAAAGCAGCACGCTGGTGAATGCCATGCGCATCCTCCAGCGCGCAGAGGATGGCACCTGGAGAGTCGCTCGCGCTATCTACAACGAGGCACAGTCGAGCACCTCGGTCGGAAAAGAACAGCTCCCGGAAGGAGAACGGCGCTGA
- a CDS encoding inositol-3-phosphate synthase has translation MIPGMGAVATTFVAGVEAVRRGSATPIGSLTQMGTVRLGKRTDGRSPMIRKFVPLAGLKDLVFTGWDIFEDNMYEAAVNAGVLERSLLDPIKDFLQSVTPRPAVFDRNYVKKLDGPNVKKGKNKMELAEQLRQDIRDFKKNSGAKRFIMIWCGSTEIFLRPAAVHQSLKAFEKGLLKNDPNIAPSMIYAYAALSENVPFANGAPNLTVDLPVMHELSRRNHAPICGKDFKTGQTLMKTVLAPAFKARMLGLSGWYSTNILGNRDGEVLDDPESFKTKEESKLGVLEHILQPKIYPQLYGNIFHKVRINYYPPRGDNKEGWDNIDIFGWLGYPMQIKVDFLCRDSILAAPIVLDLVMFMDLAQRSDELKGIGIQEWLSFYFKSPMTAPGLYPEHDLFIQLMKLKNTLRHLRGEELITHLGLEYYD, from the coding sequence ATGATCCCGGGCATGGGCGCCGTGGCCACTACCTTCGTCGCCGGGGTCGAAGCCGTGCGCCGCGGCTCGGCCACACCCATCGGCTCTCTCACCCAGATGGGCACCGTCCGTCTCGGCAAGCGAACTGACGGCAGATCGCCGATGATCCGCAAGTTCGTTCCCCTCGCGGGTCTCAAGGATCTTGTCTTCACCGGCTGGGACATCTTCGAGGACAACATGTACGAGGCCGCGGTCAATGCCGGCGTTCTCGAGCGCTCGCTTCTCGATCCCATCAAGGACTTCCTACAGTCGGTCACACCACGCCCGGCGGTCTTCGATCGCAACTATGTGAAAAAGCTCGACGGCCCCAACGTCAAGAAGGGCAAGAACAAGATGGAGCTCGCCGAGCAGCTCCGGCAGGATATCCGCGACTTCAAGAAGAATTCCGGCGCAAAGCGCTTCATCATGATTTGGTGCGGATCGACCGAGATTTTTCTGCGACCCGCGGCGGTGCACCAGTCGCTGAAAGCGTTCGAGAAGGGCCTGTTGAAGAACGACCCGAACATCGCCCCCTCGATGATCTACGCCTACGCCGCCCTGAGTGAAAACGTGCCTTTCGCCAATGGTGCCCCCAACCTGACAGTGGACCTCCCGGTCATGCACGAACTGTCTCGCCGTAATCACGCTCCCATCTGCGGCAAGGACTTCAAGACCGGCCAGACCCTGATGAAGACCGTACTGGCGCCAGCCTTCAAAGCGCGCATGCTCGGCCTCAGTGGCTGGTACTCCACCAACATCCTCGGCAACCGCGACGGAGAGGTGCTGGACGATCCCGAATCATTCAAGACCAAGGAAGAGTCCAAGCTGGGCGTGCTGGAGCACATCCTCCAGCCCAAGATCTACCCCCAGCTCTACGGCAACATATTCCATAAGGTCCGCATTAACTATTATCCGCCGCGTGGTGATAACAAAGAGGGTTGGGATAACATCGACATTTTCGGCTGGCTCGGTTATCCCATGCAGATCAAGGTGGACTTCCTCTGCCGCGACTCCATCCTGGCCGCCCCCATCGTCCTCGACCTGGTCATGTTCATGGATCTGGCCCAGCGCAGCGACGAACTCAAGGGAATCGGCATCCAGGAGTGGCTCAGCTTCTACTTCAAGTCACCCATGACCGCGCCCGGCCTCTACCCAGAGCATGACTTGTTCATCCAGCTCATGAAGCTGAAGAACACCCTGCGTCACCTCAGGGGCGAGGAACTGATCACCCACCTGGGCCTGGAATATTACGACTAG
- a CDS encoding M48 family metalloprotease: MKFRALIALGVVLFAAPFLLAQNQTGSSAPAPAAQSGSTAQAPDTSAPPPDAASTPQATAPNASHDGGKNDVDDIGNRKVGKGSKLGNWYSLEKEIAMGKQYAAMVEQTAKLVQDPVVTEYVNRIGQNLVRNSDARVPFTIKVIDSDEINAFALPGGFFYVNSGLILAADEEAELAGVMAHEIAHVAARHATRQMTRLNWANLASIPLIFIGGGIGYAAQSVASIGLPLTFMKFSRGFEAEADYLGLQYMYATGYDPQAFIAFFEKVQAKEKKKPGTLAKAFASHPQTPERIETTQREINNVLPPKPQYIVTTSEFDEVKARLAAIENRHKIVDNQENRPSLRRTSSPSKTSDDSSKGQDEDRPTLKRRD; encoded by the coding sequence ATGAAGTTTCGCGCGCTGATCGCACTGGGTGTGGTGTTGTTCGCCGCTCCGTTCCTGCTGGCGCAAAACCAGACAGGTTCCTCCGCCCCTGCGCCTGCGGCCCAGTCGGGGAGCACGGCACAGGCCCCCGACACGTCCGCCCCGCCCCCCGACGCTGCCTCCACGCCCCAAGCCACCGCCCCGAACGCGAGCCATGACGGCGGCAAGAACGACGTGGACGACATCGGCAATCGCAAGGTCGGGAAGGGCAGCAAGCTGGGCAATTGGTACTCGCTCGAAAAAGAGATCGCTATGGGCAAGCAGTATGCCGCCATGGTCGAGCAGACCGCCAAGCTGGTGCAGGATCCGGTCGTGACCGAGTACGTGAATCGCATCGGCCAGAACCTGGTACGTAACTCCGACGCGCGCGTCCCCTTCACCATCAAGGTGATCGACTCCGACGAGATCAACGCCTTCGCCCTTCCGGGCGGTTTCTTTTACGTCAACTCCGGCCTCATCCTGGCCGCCGATGAGGAAGCCGAACTGGCTGGGGTCATGGCCCACGAGATCGCGCACGTCGCGGCCCGCCATGCCACCCGCCAGATGACCCGCCTCAACTGGGCCAACCTGGCCAGCATCCCCCTGATCTTCATCGGCGGTGGGATCGGCTATGCCGCCCAGAGCGTCGCCTCAATCGGCCTGCCCCTGACCTTCATGAAGTTTAGTCGCGGTTTCGAGGCCGAGGCCGACTACCTCGGGCTCCAGTACATGTACGCCACCGGGTACGATCCGCAGGCCTTCATCGCGTTCTTCGAAAAGGTTCAGGCCAAAGAGAAGAAGAAGCCCGGCACGCTGGCCAAGGCCTTCGCCTCGCATCCGCAGACGCCAGAGCGCATCGAAACCACTCAGCGGGAGATTAACAACGTACTTCCGCCCAAGCCGCAATACATCGTCACCACATCGGAATTCGATGAGGTCAAAGCCCGTCTGGCTGCGATCGAAAACCGCCACAAGATCGTCGACAACCAGGAGAACCGTCCCAGCCTGCGGCGCACCTCGTCTCCCAGCAAGACCAGCGACGATTCCTCCAAGGGCCAGGACGAGGACCGGCCCACACTCAAGCGCCGCGACTAA
- a CDS encoding CBS domain-containing protein: MKKKKDGTPLPAEEATPASSLCVRDYMTTNVTTLNDQARLLDAALLIRRTGKRHVPIVDESGRPVGIISDRDVSRMAPSMLARMTPDEYNQIFEATPITVAMTKNPITVAPETAIRDAVGMLYEKKIGAIVVIENDKVVGILTVTDMLGLLNQLLSDDLSAGAGA; encoded by the coding sequence GTGAAAAAGAAGAAGGACGGCACGCCGCTACCCGCCGAAGAGGCCACGCCGGCCAGCTCGTTGTGTGTCCGTGACTACATGACCACCAACGTCACTACGCTCAACGACCAAGCCCGCCTGCTCGATGCCGCCCTCCTCATCCGCCGCACCGGCAAACGGCACGTTCCTATCGTGGACGAGTCGGGCCGTCCTGTTGGCATCATCAGCGACCGCGACGTCTCCCGCATGGCCCCTTCCATGCTGGCCCGCATGACCCCCGATGAGTACAACCAGATCTTCGAAGCCACGCCCATCACGGTCGCCATGACCAAGAATCCCATCACCGTCGCGCCGGAGACAGCCATCCGCGACGCTGTGGGCATGCTCTACGAGAAGAAGATCGGAGCCATTGTCGTGATCGAGAACGACAAGGTGGTCGGCATCCTTACCGTGACCGATATGCTAGGGCTGCTCAACCAGCTGCTCTCCGACGACCTCTCTGCCGGAGCCGGGGCGTGA
- a CDS encoding zf-HC2 domain-containing protein: MTCKEFLKELTDYLDDAMDSSTRAELEEHLQWCHNCYVVCDTTKKTIEIYRDSKMYELPEDLRTRLESAIISKCKAKKKTS, encoded by the coding sequence GTGACCTGCAAGGAGTTTCTGAAGGAGCTGACCGATTATCTCGACGACGCGATGGATTCCTCCACGCGCGCCGAGCTCGAAGAACACCTGCAGTGGTGCCACAACTGCTACGTCGTCTGCGATACCACCAAGAAGACCATTGAGATCTACCGCGATTCGAAGATGTACGAACTTCCCGAAGACCTCCGCACCCGGCTGGAATCGGCCATCATCAGCAAGTGCAAGGCGAAGAAGAAGACCTCATAG
- a CDS encoding sigma-70 family RNA polymerase sigma factor encodes MAIIESKVKDEASDELALVQAAKKGDVSAYEQLVKRYDRNIFRIAQHITQNREDAEDVMQDAFLKAYENLEQFQGNSKFYTWLVRIAVNESLMKLRRRRTDKTVSLDQEIETEEDTMPREVADWSPNPEQLYKQGELKEILTKTINGLPASFRTVFVLRDVEGLSTEETAEALGLSVPAVKSRLLRARLQLRERLNKYFKRRKNSGDGAQ; translated from the coding sequence ATGGCTATCATCGAATCCAAAGTGAAGGACGAAGCCAGCGACGAACTGGCATTAGTCCAGGCTGCGAAGAAGGGCGACGTTTCCGCCTACGAGCAGCTGGTGAAGCGGTACGACCGGAATATCTTCCGGATCGCGCAGCACATCACGCAGAACCGCGAAGACGCAGAAGACGTCATGCAGGACGCGTTCCTGAAGGCGTACGAGAACCTCGAGCAGTTCCAGGGGAACTCGAAGTTCTACACGTGGCTGGTTCGGATCGCGGTCAACGAAAGCCTGATGAAGCTGCGGCGGCGGCGCACGGACAAGACCGTGTCGCTCGATCAGGAGATCGAGACCGAGGAAGACACCATGCCGCGCGAGGTCGCGGACTGGTCGCCGAACCCGGAGCAGCTCTACAAGCAGGGCGAGCTGAAAGAGATCCTGACGAAGACGATCAACGGCCTGCCGGCGAGCTTTAGGACGGTGTTCGTGCTGCGAGACGTCGAGGGGTTATCTACCGAGGAAACAGCCGAGGCGCTGGGGCTAAGCGTTCCGGCGGTAAAATCGCGGCTGTTGCGGGCCCGTTTGCAGCTGCGCGAAAGGCTGAACAAGTACTTTAAGAGACGGAAGAACAGCGGAGACGGCGCACAGTGA
- a CDS encoding cupredoxin domain-containing protein codes for MTKSLPVLRKSLVLCSIAVSLALVPAGCNSGKPDVVIPVVMKKYSFDPPVIRVKRGQLVELDVSTADVQHGFTVRDLGIKEPIPPHRPAKIIFKADRAGVFPMTCSIICGPGHDDMVGKIIVE; via the coding sequence ATGACAAAATCCCTCCCGGTGTTACGTAAATCGTTGGTTTTGTGTTCCATCGCCGTCTCCCTTGCGCTGGTCCCGGCGGGCTGCAACTCCGGCAAGCCCGACGTGGTCATTCCCGTGGTGATGAAGAAATACTCCTTCGATCCTCCCGTGATCCGGGTCAAGAGAGGCCAGCTCGTCGAGCTCGATGTTTCGACCGCCGACGTCCAGCACGGCTTCACCGTCCGCGACCTCGGCATTAAGGAACCCATTCCGCCGCATCGCCCCGCCAAGATCATTTTCAAGGCCGACCGTGCTGGCGTCTTTCCCATGACCTGCTCGATCATCTGCGGTCCCGGCCACGATGACATGGTGGGGAAGATCATCGTGGAATGA
- a CDS encoding transglycosylase SLT domain-containing protein, with amino-acid sequence MIFRSLVTQVVFVLASFLAFGQSDAAPASSQTPGSAAKQSTNSSTKRSRKKKPVIPLRLRKIHRAFIASADLKPMAMQLVSDRTPAAYAGVEKFARSHPGDPGALAWLAIAYAHHLDQQSPQEIEALKKARLHADELGDYVDYHLGEAYVSTGKDEAAVEVLRDFDTRHPGSILSRDALVAYANALVTTGNGKLAIELLEARRMPTRADIELTLGHAYAAEGQSTKALTTLRNVYYTMPLSPQADAARASLDTLARSVALPPVSFTERKTRADLLVQGRRYSDAVQEFRLLQREAAPDDLPALKAGLGYALFKSGREREARELLEKLPGATEEVNAQRLYVLEQMAHSDQKKVSQYLDQFREQAPKSLWFADALLSSANMFLLDREYERAAALYTEIDDRFPGGKYSPYSHWRAAWLTYRLGRRDEAKYRFEQQVSLYPQSQEVTAALYWRGRIAEDEKDWGRARAYYQKLIERYRSYYYAEMARQRLALFQPGEAQSDGTLARVPALPVRSVPADLTPPADSLRAQKALLLENGGLLELAVRELQAANAADWALAEIAKIYQDSGQYYRALQTLKRAYPGYFALDLPQLPRDFWQTLFPRPYWPDLKRSSSDNGLDPYLVASLIRQESEFNPGAVSRANALGLMQLLPGVGKKLAKETKMRGFSYGMLLTPAVNLRLGTRYFRHMLDKYDGNVEYALAAYNAGSERVAEWRGHGGFRDVAEFVESIPFTETREYVQAIVRNAAVYRRLYGDSAVESASQH; translated from the coding sequence GTGATCTTCCGGTCGCTTGTGACCCAGGTAGTCTTTGTTCTCGCGTCGTTTCTCGCGTTCGGACAGTCCGACGCGGCCCCTGCATCTTCGCAGACACCTGGCAGCGCTGCCAAACAATCCACCAACAGCTCCACTAAGAGATCGCGCAAGAAGAAGCCGGTTATCCCGCTACGCCTGCGCAAGATCCACCGCGCGTTCATCGCGTCTGCCGATCTGAAGCCCATGGCGATGCAACTGGTGTCCGACCGCACGCCGGCGGCCTACGCCGGAGTGGAGAAGTTTGCGCGCAGCCATCCGGGAGATCCCGGCGCGCTGGCCTGGCTGGCTATCGCCTACGCCCACCATCTCGATCAACAGTCTCCCCAGGAGATCGAGGCGCTGAAGAAGGCACGTCTGCATGCCGATGAGTTGGGCGACTACGTTGATTACCACCTGGGCGAGGCATACGTCTCCACGGGCAAGGACGAGGCAGCGGTGGAGGTTCTGCGCGATTTTGATACCCGCCATCCCGGCTCGATCCTTTCACGAGACGCCCTCGTCGCGTATGCGAACGCGCTGGTCACTACGGGCAACGGCAAGCTCGCCATCGAACTGCTCGAAGCGCGGCGCATGCCCACACGCGCGGATATCGAGCTGACGCTGGGCCACGCCTACGCCGCGGAAGGGCAGAGCACGAAGGCGCTCACCACCTTGCGGAACGTCTACTACACCATGCCGTTGAGCCCGCAGGCGGACGCCGCGCGCGCCTCGCTCGACACCCTGGCGCGATCCGTCGCGCTGCCGCCCGTTTCCTTCACCGAGCGCAAGACGCGCGCCGACCTGCTGGTTCAGGGGCGTCGATACTCCGACGCGGTCCAGGAATTCCGCTTGTTGCAGCGTGAGGCGGCACCGGATGATCTGCCCGCGCTCAAAGCGGGATTGGGCTACGCACTTTTCAAGTCTGGACGGGAGAGGGAGGCGCGCGAGCTTCTGGAGAAGCTCCCGGGCGCAACGGAGGAAGTCAACGCTCAGCGTCTGTATGTGCTGGAGCAGATGGCCCACTCCGATCAGAAAAAGGTCAGCCAGTACCTCGACCAGTTCCGGGAGCAGGCACCCAAGAGCCTGTGGTTCGCGGATGCGCTGCTCTCCTCCGCCAACATGTTCCTGCTCGACCGCGAGTACGAGCGGGCCGCCGCGCTCTACACCGAGATTGACGACCGGTTCCCGGGCGGCAAGTACTCGCCCTACTCGCACTGGCGAGCCGCCTGGCTCACCTACCGGCTGGGTCGCCGCGACGAAGCCAAGTACCGATTCGAACAGCAGGTGTCGCTGTATCCGCAGTCGCAGGAGGTGACAGCGGCGCTGTACTGGCGCGGCCGCATCGCCGAGGATGAGAAGGACTGGGGACGCGCCCGGGCCTATTACCAGAAGCTCATCGAGCGCTACCGCAGCTACTACTACGCCGAGATGGCGCGGCAGCGGCTGGCGCTTTTTCAGCCCGGCGAAGCGCAATCCGACGGCACGCTGGCCCGTGTGCCTGCGCTGCCCGTGCGCTCCGTCCCTGCGGATCTGACGCCGCCGGCCGACAGCCTGCGCGCCCAGAAGGCGTTGCTGCTCGAAAACGGCGGGCTGCTGGAGCTCGCGGTCCGCGAACTTCAAGCCGCCAACGCCGCCGATTGGGCGCTGGCGGAAATCGCCAAGATTTACCAGGATAGCGGCCAGTACTACCGCGCGCTGCAGACGCTGAAGCGCGCCTATCCCGGCTATTTCGCGCTCGACCTCCCGCAACTCCCGCGCGATTTCTGGCAAACCCTGTTCCCGCGGCCCTACTGGCCCGACCTGAAGCGAAGTTCCAGCGACAACGGGCTTGACCCGTACTTAGTGGCGTCCCTCATCCGCCAGGAATCGGAATTCAATCCCGGCGCCGTTTCGCGGGCCAATGCCCTCGGCCTGATGCAGTTGCTGCCCGGCGTGGGCAAGAAGCTGGCGAAGGAAACCAAGATGCGCGGCTTCAGCTACGGTATGCTGCTTACCCCGGCGGTCAACCTTCGTCTGGGGACGCGCTATTTCCGGCATATGCTGGACAAGTACGACGGGAACGTCGAGTACGCGCTCGCCGCCTACAATGCGGGCAGCGAGCGGGTCGCAGAGTGGCGTGGCCACGGCGGCTTCCGCGACGTCGCGGAATTCGTCGAATCTATCCCCTTCACCGAGACCAGGGAGTACGTGCAAGCCATCGTGCGCAATGCTGCGGTGTATCGGCGCCTGTACGGCGACTCAGCAGTCGAGTCGGCGTCGCAGCATTAG
- the lspA gene encoding signal peptidase II has translation MRKAHLLIAVAVLLLDRLSKWVVSGRIALHENINIIPGFFRLTHVQNRGAAFGLFSESPSEYKVAVLVLFSLMALVVVSALLWKNSHTLTTTGVGLALILGGALGNLWDRIVTGHVVDFLLFYVGSYQWPAFNVADTAIVVGAFLLVGEILFAKPPAQHAASQRRPS, from the coding sequence ATGCGAAAGGCCCATCTGCTGATCGCCGTTGCGGTCCTGCTGCTGGACCGCCTCAGCAAGTGGGTCGTCTCCGGAAGGATCGCGCTGCACGAGAACATCAACATCATACCCGGATTTTTCCGTCTGACCCACGTGCAGAACCGCGGCGCGGCCTTTGGCCTTTTTTCCGAATCGCCTTCGGAGTACAAGGTCGCCGTGCTGGTGCTCTTCTCGCTGATGGCATTGGTCGTGGTCTCCGCCCTGCTGTGGAAGAACAGCCACACCCTCACCACCACCGGCGTGGGGCTGGCGCTGATCCTGGGCGGCGCCCTGGGCAACCTTTGGGACCGGATCGTCACCGGCCACGTCGTGGATTTCCTGCTCTTCTATGTCGGCAGCTACCAGTGGCCCGCCTTCAACGTGGCCGACACTGCGATCGTCGTGGGCGCTTTCCTTCTGGTCGGAGAGATCCTCTTCGCCAAGCCCCCGGCGCAGCACGCCGCCAGTCAGCGGCGACCCAGCTGA